From one Thermodesulfovibrionales bacterium genomic stretch:
- a CDS encoding DUF72 domain-containing protein, which produces MSETYIGCNGFHYGDWKGNFYPSDLPQRKWLDYYCTVLKTVELNVTFYRLPLARTFERNSS; this is translated from the coding sequence ATGTCTGAAACATATATCGGCTGCAACGGGTTTCATTACGGCGACTGGAAGGGGAATTTCTATCCGTCCGATCTGCCTCAAAGAAAGTGGCTGGACTATTACTGCACGGTTTTGAAAACAGTTGAGCTGAACGTCACGTTCTACAGACTTCCGCTCGCTAGGACCTTTGAAAGAAACTCCTCCTGA
- a CDS encoding 4Fe-4S binding protein, producing the protein MKINRSYVRKMRYAIQWATFFMVTYAGCRFLFFARDLGNGMLPSVSRPSSVEGFMPIGALMSLKLWLAEGIFDPVHPAALTIFIGAILLAVILKKSFCSWICPVGALSEAVWKGGAKLFGKNVIVPRYIDYPLRSVKYLLTAFFVYIIVVKMSPSDIRGFLDTPYWKVSDIKLLKFFTEMSLTTQVTLLSLSALSLFYKNFWCRYLCPYGGFLGLMSVLSPVKIRRDEKACIHCGLCAKNCPALLPVDRKETIRSPECTGCLTCVSYCPAKGALDETVIGGRTVHPSVYAALVVAVFFGLILLSHVTGHWHSSVSPEELLSLVPVVDNLTHP; encoded by the coding sequence ATGAAGATCAATAGGTCCTACGTCAGGAAAATGAGATACGCAATTCAGTGGGCCACGTTCTTCATGGTCACCTATGCCGGATGCCGTTTTCTTTTTTTTGCAAGGGATCTGGGTAATGGGATGCTGCCGTCAGTAAGCCGTCCCTCTTCTGTTGAGGGCTTTATGCCCATCGGCGCTCTTATGTCGCTCAAGCTCTGGCTCGCAGAAGGTATCTTCGATCCCGTGCACCCTGCGGCACTGACGATCTTCATCGGTGCGATCCTCCTCGCCGTGATCCTGAAAAAGTCCTTCTGCAGCTGGATATGTCCTGTGGGAGCACTCTCCGAGGCTGTCTGGAAAGGCGGGGCAAAGCTCTTCGGGAAGAATGTTATCGTTCCCCGGTATATCGACTATCCCCTCAGATCGGTCAAGTACCTCCTGACGGCCTTCTTTGTTTACATCATCGTAGTGAAAATGTCTCCATCGGATATCAGGGGCTTCCTGGATACTCCATACTGGAAAGTCTCTGACATCAAGCTTCTGAAGTTCTTCACCGAGATGTCGCTTACGACCCAGGTGACGCTTCTTTCGCTCTCTGCGCTGTCACTCTTCTACAAGAACTTCTGGTGCAGATATCTCTGTCCCTACGGGGGATTTCTCGGCCTGATGAGCGTGCTGAGCCCTGTCAAGATACGGCGGGACGAGAAGGCCTGCATCCACTGCGGCCTCTGCGCAAAGAACTGTCCTGCCCTTCTTCCCGTCGACAGGAAGGAGACGATCCGCTCGCCCGAATGCACCGGATGTCTCACCTGCGTGAGCTATTGCCCCGCAAAGGGAGCGTTGGATGAGACCGTGATCGGGGGGAGGACCGTCCACCCCTCAGTATATGCCGCCCTCGTTGTGGCCGTCTTCTTCGGTCTTATCCTCCTGTCACACGTAACGGGGCACTGGCACTCGTCGGTCTCGCCGGAAGAACTCCTGAGTCTTGTTCCTGTCGTCGATAACCTGACCCATCCATAG
- a CDS encoding SoxR reducing system RseC family protein has product MKSSIPETGRVITLEGNMAIVMLQGGESCRGCGAGRIGLCGGAGHMSLLTAKNTAGAAIGDVVTVGISQETQVKGFLFAFIIPFVSLLAGSAIGYVIGRGHSLEVITGFASLLVSSWFFLKKLRNLDRSQTMVVKEIVSEYRFTPEWKTEEEQRFEGFEAKGC; this is encoded by the coding sequence ATGAAATCTTCTATTCCCGAGACGGGCAGAGTGATCACCTTAGAGGGGAACATGGCGATCGTCATGCTCCAGGGAGGAGAATCCTGCCGGGGATGCGGTGCCGGACGGATCGGGCTTTGCGGAGGAGCAGGTCATATGTCCCTGCTGACCGCGAAGAATACGGCCGGCGCGGCCATCGGAGACGTGGTGACCGTCGGCATCTCTCAGGAGACCCAGGTCAAGGGCTTTCTCTTTGCCTTCATAATCCCCTTTGTCTCTCTCCTCGCAGGTTCAGCCATCGGATATGTGATAGGGAGAGGACATTCTCTCGAGGTGATTACAGGCTTTGCTTCCCTTCTCGTCTCGTCGTGGTTCTTCCTGAAGAAGCTGAGAAACCTGGATCGCTCTCAAACCATGGTTGTCAAGGAGATCGTGTCAGAGTACCGATTCACTCCGGAGTGGAAAACGGAAGAAGAGCAGCGCTTTGAAGGGTTCGAGGCAAAGGGCTGTTGA
- a CDS encoding PilZ domain-containing protein, producing MPEADERNRRQYFRIDVYVPLAVRILPERHKGCLGCHTHLRTQRHGMVEALKEVRVNISEGGIQFVWNRPFQPSDYVEVTMRFRDIQDDLVVLCGEVVRTQHVRGNLYSVALKFPCRARAMKRIISMFVMHKEREYRARKIVGNL from the coding sequence ATGCCTGAAGCAGACGAGAGGAACCGGAGGCAATACTTCAGAATAGATGTCTACGTTCCTCTAGCAGTCCGCATCCTGCCCGAGCGCCACAAGGGGTGCCTCGGATGCCATACTCATCTTCGCACACAGAGACATGGGATGGTTGAAGCGTTGAAGGAAGTGAGGGTGAATATCAGCGAAGGCGGCATACAGTTTGTCTGGAACAGGCCTTTCCAGCCTAGCGACTATGTGGAGGTTACGATGCGCTTCCGTGACATACAGGACGACCTCGTCGTTCTCTGCGGCGAAGTCGTGAGGACGCAGCACGTCAGGGGCAATCTCTACAGTGTTGCCCTGAAATTCCCGTGCAGAGCCCGTGCCATGAAGAGGATCATCAGCATGTTCGTGATGCACAAGGAACGGGAATACCGGGCAAGAAAGATCGTAGGCAATCTCTGA
- the moaC gene encoding cyclic pyranopterin monophosphate synthase MoaC has translation MKMLSHLDDKGKARMVDVSEKAVTQREAVARGSVFMMPDTLRLIADKAAPKGDVIGTARIAGMMAAKKTAELIPMCHPLSITSVAVEIAIDEKRHAVDIESTVRTVGRTGVEMEALTAVSVAALTVYDMCKAVDREMKISDIMLIEKRGGKSGEYKRS, from the coding sequence ATGAAGATGCTCTCCCATCTTGATGACAAAGGGAAGGCCAGGATGGTGGATGTCTCAGAAAAAGCCGTTACGCAGAGAGAGGCTGTTGCACGAGGTTCCGTCTTCATGATGCCCGACACCCTGCGGCTGATCGCGGACAAGGCCGCCCCGAAGGGAGATGTGATCGGAACGGCAAGGATTGCCGGCATGATGGCTGCAAAGAAGACTGCCGAGCTTATCCCGATGTGTCATCCCCTCAGTATCACCTCTGTTGCTGTTGAGATAGCCATTGACGAAAAAAGGCATGCGGTAGATATCGAGTCGACGGTGAGGACCGTCGGCAGGACAGGGGTTGAGATGGAGGCACTAACAGCAGTATCTGTTGCTGCCCTAACGGTATACGATATGTGCAAGGCTGTTGATAGGGAGATGAAGATATCCGATATCATGCTCATCGAGAAACGCGGCGGAAAGAGCGGTGAGTATAAGAGAAGCTGA
- the moaA gene encoding GTP 3',8-cyclase MoaA: MELKDRFDRTIDYLRISITDRCNLRCVYCMPQSGVRLLEHKDILTYEEIVRVVGIAATLGVRKIRITGGEPLTRKNVTHLVSSLRAVGGIEDMSLTTNGILLETYARELADAGLSRVNVSLDTFHPDRYREMTGGGEIVQVMRGIEAAERSGLMPLKINMVPVRGLNDDEVEDFATLTLRMPYQVRFIEFMPIGSRDLWNPERYVSTSEIKAIVGRIGPLFPVKVRKTGPARYFRFEGAPGVIGFISALTHHFCAECNRLRITADGKLRPCLFSETEIDLKPALRISPSDREIERLLRLAMEIKPEGHNIPVRNDFGSLKNMSRIGG; encoded by the coding sequence ATGGAACTCAAGGACCGTTTCGACCGGACCATCGACTACCTCCGTATATCCATCACCGACAGGTGCAACCTGAGATGCGTCTACTGTATGCCGCAGAGCGGGGTGAGGCTCCTTGAGCACAAAGATATCCTGACCTACGAAGAGATCGTAAGGGTCGTCGGTATTGCTGCAACCCTCGGCGTGAGGAAGATACGGATCACCGGTGGAGAGCCTCTCACAAGGAAGAATGTCACTCACCTTGTCTCATCCCTGAGGGCTGTCGGCGGGATTGAGGATATGAGTCTGACCACAAACGGGATCCTCCTTGAGACGTACGCTCGGGAGCTTGCCGATGCCGGCCTCAGCAGGGTGAATGTGAGCCTTGATACCTTTCATCCTGACCGGTACCGCGAAATGACGGGGGGCGGAGAGATCGTCCAGGTCATGAGGGGCATAGAAGCTGCCGAGAGATCGGGGCTGATGCCGCTCAAGATCAATATGGTCCCCGTCAGGGGCCTCAATGACGACGAAGTAGAGGATTTTGCCACCCTTACCCTCAGGATGCCGTACCAGGTGAGGTTCATCGAATTCATGCCCATCGGATCGAGGGATTTATGGAACCCTGAGAGATACGTCTCAACATCCGAGATAAAGGCCATTGTCGGAAGGATAGGTCCTCTTTTCCCGGTGAAGGTGCGAAAGACGGGGCCGGCACGGTATTTCCGCTTCGAAGGGGCACCCGGGGTCATCGGCTTCATCAGCGCTTTGACCCATCATTTTTGCGCTGAATGCAACCGGCTTCGTATTACTGCCGACGGAAAGCTGAGACCCTGCCTCTTTTCTGAGACCGAAATAGACCTGAAACCGGCTCTCAGGATCTCGCCGTCTGACAGGGAGATCGAACGCCTCCTCAGGCTCGCCATGGAAATCAAGCCCGAAGGTCACAATATCCCTGTCCGCAATGATTTCGGATCATTGAAAAACATGTCGAGGATAGGAGGATGA
- the ybgF gene encoding tol-pal system protein YbgF, with translation MSKGISGFRFRISGIQPTICSQRSAIILASLSLLFFSGCASTSDLDAMRGDVNQLKRDTFEMKKEVSELRKDMSTVKQLVAGAAKEESFGAIRESQTSLYSQVSDMSKDVQVLRGRFDEYKFFVDKSLKESATEKELLRSQVNNLETRVKELNEKIAKLTGSAAEDKGATEPQGTKEEGEKNREETGRGAKTGGSEISEGGSLKTYEAALNLFKEKKYRESREKFNTFIKKFPNDERADNAQFWIGETYYAEKDFEGAILAYESLIKAYPNSKKMPGALLKQGMSFLELGDKKTAKVIFQKLLDKYPDSKEAETAKKKMSEADKKPAKAKPKY, from the coding sequence ATGTCGAAGGGGATTTCAGGTTTCCGATTTCGGATCTCAGGGATCCAACCGACAATCTGCAGTCAACGATCTGCAATCATCCTCGCTTCCCTTTCTCTCCTCTTCTTTTCGGGATGTGCGTCAACGTCGGATCTCGACGCGATGAGGGGTGATGTCAATCAGTTAAAGAGGGATACCTTCGAGATGAAGAAGGAGGTGTCGGAGCTTCGTAAGGACATGAGCACGGTAAAACAGCTCGTTGCGGGAGCTGCAAAGGAGGAGTCCTTCGGCGCCATCAGGGAGAGCCAGACTTCGCTCTATTCCCAGGTCTCCGACATGTCGAAGGACGTCCAGGTCCTTCGCGGCAGGTTTGATGAATACAAGTTTTTTGTTGATAAGTCCCTGAAGGAGAGCGCTACGGAAAAAGAGTTGCTCCGATCTCAAGTTAATAATCTCGAGACACGCGTGAAGGAGTTGAATGAGAAGATCGCCAAACTGACCGGTTCGGCTGCGGAAGATAAGGGGGCGACAGAACCGCAGGGGACAAAGGAAGAAGGGGAAAAGAACAGGGAAGAAACGGGAAGAGGTGCCAAGACCGGAGGGAGCGAGATCTCCGAGGGCGGCTCCCTAAAGACATACGAAGCGGCCCTTAATCTCTTCAAAGAGAAGAAATACAGGGAGTCCCGGGAAAAGTTCAACACTTTCATAAAAAAGTTCCCGAACGATGAACGCGCCGATAACGCACAGTTCTGGATAGGAGAGACCTACTACGCCGAGAAGGACTTTGAGGGTGCGATCCTGGCGTATGAGAGTCTCATCAAGGCCTATCCCAACAGCAAGAAGATGCCCGGCGCCCTTCTCAAACAGGGGATGTCTTTTCTTGAGCTCGGAGACAAGAAGACGGCAAAGGTAATATTCCAGAAACTCCTGGACAAATACCCGGATTCAAAGGAAGCCGAGACGGCAAAGAAGAAAATGAGTGAGGCGGATAAGAAACCGGCCAAGGCAAAACCGAAGTACTGA
- the pal gene encoding peptidoglycan-associated lipoprotein Pal, which produces MRRFLVLAVILGMIGSGCAQRKVVTPSEAPQEATEQKAAKEAQEAKKGPEKITEQKMEKVESKEVATKVEEVSGIFDDIHFDYDKYDIKENAKAVLKSVADHLIKSASEKILVEGHCDERGTSEYNLGLGDRRAKATKDYLISLGVPANRIETISYGKEKPLCNEHTEDCWAKNRRAHFVVMKGKK; this is translated from the coding sequence ATGAGGAGATTCCTGGTCTTGGCAGTAATCCTAGGGATGATCGGTAGTGGTTGTGCTCAGAGAAAGGTCGTAACGCCTTCTGAGGCGCCGCAGGAGGCGACTGAGCAGAAGGCGGCAAAGGAAGCGCAAGAAGCAAAAAAGGGTCCTGAGAAGATAACCGAACAGAAGATGGAAAAGGTTGAATCAAAGGAAGTCGCGACGAAGGTCGAGGAAGTCTCCGGGATCTTCGATGACATCCATTTCGATTATGACAAATATGACATCAAAGAGAATGCAAAAGCTGTGCTGAAATCTGTCGCGGATCATCTCATCAAAAGCGCTTCGGAGAAGATCCTCGTTGAAGGGCATTGCGACGAAAGAGGGACGTCTGAATATAACCTCGGTCTCGGCGACAGAAGGGCGAAGGCTACCAAAGACTATCTCATTTCACTCGGAGTCCCTGCCAACCGCATAGAGACGATAAGTTACGGCAAGGAAAAACCCCTCTGTAACGAACATACGGAGGATTGCTGGGCCAAGAACAGAAGGGCACATTTTGTCGTTATGAAGGGGAAGAAGTAG